Proteins from a single region of Petrotoga sp. 9PW.55.5.1:
- a CDS encoding DegT/DnrJ/EryC1/StrS aminotransferase family protein: MKDRMKVPLFDLTRQYENLKKDVLKKLDAVFTSGNVVMGSNVKSLEKEISNYLGSKYAISVANGSDALRLSVKALDIKNGDYVITTPYTFFATVSAIVLNDAKPIFVDIEEKYYNIDLDQVEDVLNNHPEKEKIKAIIPVHLFGKSVDLERLEKIKKKYNIKIIEDAAQSIGSVWHYSNGEKKLTGTVGNFGIYSFFPTKNLGGYGDGGMVVTNDEYLADRIRRLRVHGSSKKYFHEEVGYNSRLDEVQAAILRIKLKKLDEYIDKRIKKAKNYEELFQSHELDKHIDFPAYFNNRTHVYHQYVITLKDPKYRDKLKSYLNEYGIGTSIYYPLGLHLQKCFADLGYKEGDFPVTEKASKSSLALPMFPELTKKEQEYVVKVIKQFFKK; this comes from the coding sequence ATGAAAGATAGAATGAAGGTCCCTTTATTTGATTTGACAAGGCAATACGAAAATCTGAAAAAAGATGTGTTAAAAAAACTCGATGCGGTTTTTACCTCTGGAAACGTGGTAATGGGTAGTAATGTAAAGTCACTAGAAAAAGAGATTTCTAATTATCTGGGATCAAAATACGCTATTAGTGTTGCTAATGGTTCTGATGCGTTAAGATTATCTGTTAAAGCTCTGGATATTAAAAATGGTGATTATGTAATAACTACCCCTTACACCTTTTTTGCTACAGTAAGTGCCATAGTTCTAAATGATGCAAAACCTATATTCGTTGATATAGAGGAAAAATATTACAACATAGATTTAGACCAGGTAGAAGACGTTCTTAACAATCACCCAGAGAAAGAAAAGATCAAGGCTATTATTCCCGTTCACTTGTTTGGAAAAAGTGTTGATTTAGAAAGATTGGAAAAAATAAAGAAAAAGTATAATATAAAAATCATTGAAGACGCTGCTCAGTCGATAGGATCCGTCTGGCATTACTCTAATGGAGAAAAAAAATTAACAGGTACTGTTGGTAATTTTGGAATTTATTCTTTTTTTCCTACAAAAAACCTTGGTGGATACGGCGATGGCGGTATGGTAGTTACTAACGATGAATACTTAGCTGATAGAATTAGAAGATTAAGGGTACATGGCTCATCAAAAAAATATTTTCATGAAGAAGTTGGCTATAATTCTAGATTAGATGAAGTCCAAGCAGCAATACTTAGGATCAAACTCAAAAAATTAGATGAGTATATTGATAAAAGAATAAAAAAGGCAAAAAATTATGAGGAGTTGTTTCAAAGTCATGAATTAGATAAACACATTGATTTTCCAGCTTATTTTAATAATAGAACCCATGTTTACCATCAATATGTTATTACGTTAAAAGATCCAAAATATAGGGATAAATTAAAAAGTTATCTTAATGAATACGGGATTGGAACTTCGATATATTACCCACTTGGATTGCATCTTCAAAAGTGCTTTGCGGATTTAGGATATAAAGAAGGGGATTTCCCTGTTACAGAAAAAGCTTCTAAAAGTTCTCTTGCTTTGCCGATGTTTCCAGAGTTGACAAAAAAAGAGCAAGAGTACGTTGTTAAAGTTATTAAACAATTTTTCAAAAAGTAG
- a CDS encoding nucleotide sugar dehydrogenase: MALLDKIIDKTAKIGVIGLGYVGLPLAVEKAKAGYTVLGFDIQKEKVDKVNKGINYIGDVVNEELEEFVKDGFISATDDYDRIEECDCIMICVPTPLNKFKQPDLSFVEDSTNEIAKRLKPEKLIVLESTTYPGTTEEVILPILESTGLKVGKDFYLAFSPERVDPGNLIYKTKNTPKVVGGVTEKCTLHAKSLYERVLNAGVFTVSSPKEAEMSKILENTFRIVNIGLINEMAVLARKMGINIWQVIDAAATKPFGFMPFYPGPGVGGHCIPIDPFYLTYKAREFDYHTRLIELAGEINDYMPEYVIERLMDILNEKKKCLNGSKILMLGVSYKNDIDDLRESPALKVLELLEKKGAQVKIHDPYIEEFSHNGGIFKTSPLTEDLIKESDAVIITTAHKKVDYDFVAKNTDIIFDTKNATKDIRNNYPDKIHLL; the protein is encoded by the coding sequence ATGGCATTATTAGATAAAATCATAGATAAAACAGCAAAAATAGGGGTGATAGGCTTAGGTTATGTTGGTTTACCTCTTGCTGTAGAAAAAGCCAAGGCAGGTTATACGGTTTTAGGGTTTGATATTCAAAAAGAGAAGGTAGATAAAGTCAACAAAGGAATAAATTATATAGGTGATGTTGTTAATGAAGAACTAGAAGAATTTGTTAAAGATGGCTTTATTAGTGCAACAGATGATTACGATAGAATAGAAGAATGCGACTGTATTATGATTTGTGTACCTACACCTTTAAATAAATTCAAACAACCTGATCTAAGTTTTGTAGAAGATTCAACAAACGAGATAGCTAAAAGATTGAAACCCGAAAAACTAATAGTTTTAGAAAGTACTACCTACCCTGGAACAACAGAAGAAGTTATTCTTCCAATATTAGAATCTACTGGTTTAAAAGTTGGAAAAGATTTTTATTTGGCTTTTAGCCCCGAAAGAGTGGATCCGGGAAATTTAATATATAAAACTAAAAATACCCCAAAAGTTGTTGGTGGAGTTACAGAAAAATGTACACTTCATGCAAAATCTTTGTACGAAAGAGTTTTAAATGCTGGTGTTTTTACCGTTTCTTCTCCTAAAGAAGCAGAAATGTCAAAAATTTTGGAAAACACCTTCAGAATAGTCAACATAGGTCTTATTAACGAAATGGCAGTATTAGCAAGGAAAATGGGAATTAATATTTGGCAAGTAATCGATGCTGCTGCAACAAAACCTTTTGGATTTATGCCTTTTTATCCTGGACCTGGAGTGGGAGGACATTGTATCCCCATTGATCCATTTTATCTTACTTACAAGGCAAGAGAGTTCGATTATCATACAAGACTTATAGAATTAGCTGGAGAAATTAACGATTACATGCCTGAATATGTAATAGAAAGATTGATGGACATTTTAAACGAAAAGAAGAAATGCTTAAATGGTTCCAAAATTTTGATGCTGGGAGTAAGTTATAAAAACGATATAGATGATTTGAGAGAGTCACCCGCTTTAAAAGTATTAGAACTCCTAGAAAAGAAAGGGGCGCAAGTAAAGATTCACGATCCATACATTGAAGAATTTTCTCATAATGGTGGCATTTTCAAAACCTCTCCTTTAACAGAAGATTTAATAAAAGAATCAGATGCGGTTATAATTACTACTGCCCATAAAAAAGTAGATTACGATTTTGTAGCTAAAAATACAGATATAATTTTTGATACAAAAAACGCCACTAAAGATATTAGAAATAACTATCCAGATAAAATCCATTTATTATAA